One Monomorium pharaonis isolate MP-MQ-018 chromosome 4, ASM1337386v2, whole genome shotgun sequence DNA segment encodes these proteins:
- the LOC105838911 gene encoding KAT8 regulatory NSL complex subunit 1 isoform X2, which produces MGVSAAHGERRSGGRALCGTSWEPLDVEAAALAASVAVMAPALTEGGPQKPENLLPTLPAASGFLSAEQATQVCQDREILSKFVVSANVQPSKIDEQCLSGISKDLIRDVINSKYANDLDSLSAFTNTSDLIGSARNGAACLQQQAPAAAATAEEEEEEAEEEDFERPVTLPDAGHAERKAIDIIMNDPSMGDQTNNMGFLKSSVDLPLVATETEDNKNLDVDQIMAFGTDITAEQCNMANVADIGHNVEEILQVINSIEGAESTENISTVTGGEPVQGAVDSVEMFAMPEEGFASFERDLLNDVDVISLCNDNMNIPVDTVEQQKFNSLRSQQDIVAQKQFEIERRCAFLLRRLRKIQTRIMGRHVAEENTGVLELAHHGVKKYLLQELVNIGSKSNVRNFPEISGSLHSFLQKIEKMCVAQSNSVNRQRVCRYFGGGSRDNVGGTSGNNGNRQPVFGTPQVKLNSEEVENVAGSLATQYHIVETNLDSDCTASSSGGESCDEMQTFNNAQQQCLSISKRAAWRYAQDRGGVASRWTWLQAQISDLEYRIRQHNDMQRQIRAAKGLVVLENAETVNGYSGALPGSTGRYNSSENELPASRTRPFVWNFYRKRKLLQVDRLHEVSKRAAKASTVRCNCDHVLPACALCTGRLDPMQPQEPIEQLSVQERVALVDPNFHPVLSFSDEIIHGTHLEAIMKSVEWQQKMFRGNLRVTRIKDKDSNERRNKKLPNRTKYTARLKKSSSTILTARIKRKVLKNGKRNRNLSHERSVPGLSKKKVSKLPTEDDDDVSALSSSSKHSSPVPSPLQHVTASTEKNVVKEKSSNSHGRLRQNSYDIDNIVIPYSVAASTRPEKLQYKEILTPKWRLCEEPTKMDVKNGVMHRPDQDSDFEDLSDETIALRHERSEREEYKRFMTYLNTPNQPRIRHNRRIDSRADSGANTPDPMSPHASSDFGGDVTSPITSPPATPSQVQDTESSGLDSHRPSALQNSLRRRTMPALKLGGKDDATVAFTEDDNEILPYEPRVFPLSEEIYDKMLEVMPDGHWQASSASLCSRDEDKGDDVRTLYFY; this is translated from the exons ATGGGAGTGAGCGCGGCGCACGGGGAGCGCAGGAGCGGCGGACGCGCACTTTGCGGCACGTCGTGGGAGCCTCTGGATGTGGAGGCCGCGGCACTGGCAGCGTCAGTGGCAGTGATGGCCCCTGCTCTGACGGAAGGCGGTCCTCAAAAGCCTGAAAACTTGCTCCCTACCCTACCAGCCGCGAGTGGCTTTCTGTCCGCCGAGCAGGCGACGCAGGTGTGCCAAGACCGTGAGATCCTTAGCAAGTTCGTAGTGTCGGCGAACGTACAACCGTCCAAGATCGACGAGCAGTGCTTGAGCGGTATCTCAAAGGACCTCATACGCGATGTCATTAACTCCAAATATGCTAACGACCTCGACTCGTTGTCCGCGTTTACGAACACGTCCGACTTGATCGGATCGGCGAGAAACGGTGCGGCGTGTTTGCAACAGCAGgcgccggcggcggcggcgacggcggaggaggaggaagaagaggcggaggaggaggacTTTGAGCGACCGGTCACGCTGCCGGACGCCGGTCACGCCGAAAGGAAGGCGATCGACATTATAATGAACGACCCATCTATGGGTGATCAAACGAACAACATGGGTTTCCTGAAATCGAGCGTGGACTTGCCCCTGGTGGCTACCGAGACGGAAGACAATAAGAATTTGGATGTCGATCAGATCATGGCCTTCGGCACCGATATCACAGCCGAGCAATGCAACATGGCGAATGTCGCTGATATCGGGCACAACGTCGAGGAGATTTTGCAGGTCATCAATTCGATCGAGGGTGCGGAGAGCACCGAGAATATTTCCACGGTGACCGGTGGCGAGCCCGTACAAGGCGCGGTCGACAGCGTCGAAATGTTCGCCATGCCCGAGGAGGGTTTCGCTTCCTTCGAACGGGATCTACTCAACGACGTGGACGTAATAAGTCTTTGTAACGACAACATGAATATCCCGGTAGACACGGTGGAGCAGCAAAAGTTCAACAGTTTGAGATCGCAACAAGATATCGTCGCGCAGAAGCAGTTCGAGATCGAGAGGAGATGCGCGTTTCTACTGAGAAGACTGAGAAAAATTCAGACGAGAATAATGGGCAGACACGTGGCGGAGGAGAATACCGGCGTTCTCGAGTTGGCCCATCACGGAGTAAAGAAATACCTTCTACAAGAATTAGTTAATATCGGCTCGAAATCTAACGTGAGAAACTTTCCCGAGATTAGCGGCAGTTTGCATTCGTTTCTGcagaaaattgaaaagatGTGCGTCGCTCAGAGTAACAGTGTGAATCGTCAAAGAGTTTGTCGATACTTTGGTGGAGGGTCGCGTGATAACGTGGGTGGTACGTCTGGTAATAACGGTAATCGTCAACCAGTGTTCGGTACCCCTCAAGTTAAACTGAACAGTGAAGAAGTGGAAAATGTGGCCGGATCTTTGGCCACGCAATACCATATTGTGGAGACAAACTTGGATTCGGACTGTACGGCATCCAGCAGTGGCGGAGAGAGCTGCGATGAAATGCAAACATTTAACAATGCGCAACAACAGTGTCTCTCTAT ATCCAAAAGAGCAGCATGGAGATATGCACAGGATCGTGGTGGTGTAGCATCACGGTGGACCTGGCTACAAGCACAGATATCAGATTTAGAATACAGAATTAGACAGCATAACGACATGCAACGGCAGATCAGGGCCGCGAAGGGCCTGGTCGTTCTCGAAAATGCGGAGACCGTTAATGGATATAGTGGCGCCCTACCAGGGTCCACTGGACGATACAATTCGTCCGAGAATGAATTACCAGCTAGTAGGACACGTCCATTTGTAtggaatttttatagaaagcGAAAGCTTTTGCAAGTGGACAGGCTACACGAAGTTTCGAAGCGTGCAGCTAAAGCGTCAACAGTGAGATGCAATTGTGATCATGTGTTGCCTGCGTGTGCTTTATGTACAGGAAGGCTAGATCCAATGCAGCCACAAGAACCAATTGAACAGCTTTCTGTACAGGAACGTGTAGCACTTGTTGATCCCAATTTTCATCCGGTGTTGTCGTTCTCTGATG aaattatacatGGAACACATTTAGAAGCTATTATGAAATCAGTGGAGTGGCAGCAGAAAATGTTTAGAGGCAATTTACGAGTTACccgaataaaagataaagatagcaacgaaagaagaaataagaaacttCCTAATAGAACGAAATACACCGCGCGTTTAAAGAAATCCTCCTCGACTATCCTTACAGCAA GGATCAAAAGAAAGGTGTTGAAAAATGGAAAGAGAAATAGAAATCTCAGCCATGAGAGAAGCGTGCCTGGATTGAGCAAGAAAAAAGTATCAAAGTTGCCGACTGAGGATGACGACGACGTTAGCGCGCTTTCAAGTTCTAGCAAACACTCATCCCCAGTGCCTTCTCCATTGCAACACGTTACTGCCTCGACGGAGAAAAAcgttgttaaagaaaaaagttccAATTCGCATGG GCGTTTGCGACAAAACTCGTATGACATTGACAATATAGTCATCCCTTATAGCGTCGCTGCTTCAACTAGAcctgaaaaattacaatacaaGGAGATATTAACACCAAA atggAGACTGTGCGAGGAACCCACGAAAATGGATGTGAAAAACGGTGTGATGCACAGGCCTGATCAGGACAGTGAC TTTGAAGACTTGTCGGACGAGACGATCGCCCTAAGGCACGAGCGTAGCGAACGTGAGGAATACAAACGTTTTATGACGTATCTCAATACGCCAAATCAACCACGTATTCGTCATAATCGTCGTATCGACAGCAGAGCAGACAGCGGTGCGAACACGCCAG ATCCTATGTCGCCGCACGCGAGCAGTGACTTTGGTGGAGACGTGACGTCCCCAATCACATCTCCACCTGCCACTCCGTCTCAGGTGCAGGACACAGAGTCATCGGGTTTAGATTCGCACCGACCGTCTGCTTTACAAAACTCTCTGCGACGTCGCACTATGCCCGCTTTAAAACTTGGTGGGAAAGATGATGCCACGGTCGCATTTACCGAAGATGATAACGAG ATATTGCCGTACGAGCCAAGAGTATTCCCATTATCCGAAGAGATTTATGACAAGATGTTGGAAGTGATGCCGGACGGACACTGGCAAGCTTCGTCGGCGTCTTTATGCTCCCGCGACGAAGACAAGGGCGATGATGTACGTACATTGTACTTTTACTGA
- the LOC105831381 gene encoding elongin-B, whose product MAVPTLHRHSPTDVYLLVRRKNVTLHLDVLESTKVWELKKIIEDILKVSSSDQKLFLMFINNSDLEKYQELSDPTAALSKYGLISSAAMATHPAIIGLAIQQENGLFEKLEITPYSISDFLPDLPTTDNDDSERVAISHRKCWKFWEKINSPRSQLG is encoded by the exons ATGGCTGTACCTACATTACACCGACACAGCCCTACAGATGTATATTTACTGGTTAGACGAAAAAATGTGACATTACATCTTGATGTGCTGGAGAGCACCAAAGTTTGGGAactcaagaaaattattgaag atatattGAAAGTATCGTCATCAGATCAAAAGCTATTTCTCATGTTCATAAATAACAGTGATCTTGAAAAATATCAGGAATTATCAGATCCTACTGCAGCCTTGTCTAAATATGGACTGATTTCATCAGCAGCAATGGCAACACATCCTGCGATAATAGGACTGGCCATACAACAGGAGAATGGTTtgtttgaaaaacttgaaataaCACCGTATTCAATCTCAGACTTTCTGCCAGACCTCCCAACGACTGACAATGATGATTCGGAAAGAGTTGCTATCAGTCATAGAAAATGTTGGAAATTTTGGGAGAAAATTAATTCACCGAGATCTCAACTTGGATAA
- the LOC105831380 gene encoding DNA polymerase delta subunit 2 yields the protein MVHTTESAGNLLSTPGNEKPQELKRQPIQYEDLTGNFDDKVIDFSKQFCSIYAARLAELREILVPRVVAKWGEVQILKLAELEDFEGEECVIIGTLYKHQKWKPSILHELSEDHQLTLPEPRSNYCSEKDQLFLEDEMLRIKLMVEDADLKHYVTGVVCAILGYKDKNGSFEIKDWCFPGCVPRSSPAQPKFKGKLVFLSGLDLVNTSSNTSLSLLTEWICGMAGETEAQENVTDIVRVIIAGNSVKTVTKTNTLMGHAEGKAQDAAITKEVAVATTLVDAFLSEIAECCCITLMPGRHDPTSAMLPQKPLHPCILPLTSRYQSFKGATNPWIGKVADRVVMGSSGQPIEDIIKATGETDISPLDWLEKTLLWKHICPTAPDTLPVNPYSVKDPFIINYCPDIYFVGNMDKFETKLWKGEENQVVRLICIPTFSSTHIAVTVDLETLDTDFVCFGSG from the exons aTGGTACATACAACTGAATCTGCTGGGAATCTGCTTTCAACACCAGGAAATGAAAAACCACAGGAATTGAAGAGACAGCCAATACAATATGAAGACTTGACTGGTAATTTCGATGATAAAGTGATTGATTTCTCAAAGCAATTTTGCAGCATATATGCAGCAAGATTGGCAGAGTTGAGAGAGATATTGGTACCACGAGTTGTCGCAAAATGGG GTGAAGTTCAGATACTGAAGTTGGCAGAATTGGAAGATTTTGAAGGCGAAGAATGCGTGATAATTGGTACACTTTATAAGCACCAAAAGTGGAAGCCATCGATATTGCATGAATTAAGTGAGGATCATCAACTTACGTTGCCTGAACCAAGATCGAATTATTGTTCAGAAAAGGATCAACTCTTCTTGGAAGATGAGATGCtgcgtattaaattaatggtCGAAGATGCTGATTTGAAGCATTATGTTACAGGTGTTGTGTGTGCCATTTTAGGCTACAAAGATAAGAACGGCAGCTTTGAA atCAAGGACTGGTGTTTTCCTGGTTGCGTGCCTAGAAGTTCACCAGCACAGCCAAAATTCAAAGGAAAGTTGGTGTTTCTATCTGGTCTCGACCTGGTAAATACCTCAAGCAACACATCTCTAAGTCTTTTAACCGAATGGATATGTGGAATGGCAGGAGAGACAGAGGCGCAAGAAAACGTCACTGACATTGTTCGAGTCATTATTGCTG GTAATTCTGTCAAAACTGTTACTAAGACAAATACTCTAATGGGACATGCCGAAGGAAAGGCGCAAGACGCCGCTATAACGAAAGAAGTTGCTGTAGCAACAACGCTCGTGGACGCATTTCTCTCCGAAATAGCAGAGTGTTGTTGCATCACTTTAATGCCAGGTCGGCACGATCCCACCAGTGCGATGTTGCCACAGAAACCGCTACATCCGTGTATACTACCACTAACATCTAG atatcaaaGTTTTAAAGGTGCGACTAATCCGTGGATCGGCAAAGTCGCCGATCGTGTAGTAATGGGCAGCAGCGGACAACCTATTGAAGACATTATAAAAGCAACCGGTGAGACAGATATTTCTCCCTTAGACTGGCTAGAAAAAACGCTGCTTTGGAAGCACATATGTCCGACTGCTCCAGATACATTACCAGTGAACCCTTATTCTGTAAAAGATCCATTCATCATAAACTACTGTccagatatatattttgtggGTAACATGGATAAATTCGAGACAAAATTATGGAAag GTGAAGAAAATCAAGTGGTCAGACTAATTTGTATTCCAACCTTTTCTTCTACACATATTGCAGTTACAGTGGATTTAGAAACTCTGGATACTGATTTTGTTTGTTTTGGAAGTGGatga
- the LOC105838911 gene encoding KAT8 regulatory NSL complex subunit 1 isoform X1, translated as MGVSAAHGERRSGGRALCGTSWEPLDVEAAALAASVAVMAPALTEGGPQKPENLLPTLPAASGFLSAEQATQVCQDREILSKFVVSANVQPSKIDEQCLSGISKDLIRDVINSKYANDLDSLSAFTNTSDLIGSARNGAACLQQQAPAAAATAEEEEEEAEEEDFERPVTLPDAGHAERKAIDIIMNDPSMGDQTNNMGFLKSSVDLPLVATETEDNKNLDVDQIMAFGTDITAEQCNMANVADIGHNVEEILQVINSIEGAESTENISTVTGGEPVQGAVDSVEMFAMPEEGFASFERDLLNDVDVISLCNDNMNIPVDTVEQQKFNSLRSQQDIVAQKQFEIERRCAFLLRRLRKIQTRIMGRHVAEENTGVLELAHHGVKKYLLQELVNIGSKSNVRNFPEISGSLHSFLQKIEKMCVAQSNSVNRQRVCRYFGGGSRDNVGGTSGNNGNRQPVFGTPQVKLNSEEVENVAGSLATQYHIVETNLDSDCTASSSGGESCDEMQTFNNAQQQCLSISKRAAWRYAQDRGGVASRWTWLQAQISDLEYRIRQHNDMQRQIRAAKGLVVLENAETVNGYSGALPGSTGRYNSSENELPASRTRPFVWNFYRKRKLLQVDRLHEVSKRAAKASTVRCNCDHVLPACALCTGRLDPMQPQEPIEQLSVQERVALVDPNFHPVLSFSDEIIHGTHLEAIMKSVEWQQKMFRGNLRVTRIKDKDSNERRNKKLPNRTKYTARLKKSSSTILTARIKRKVLKNGKRNRNLSHERSVPGLSKKKVSKLPTEDDDDVSALSSSSKHSSPVPSPLQHVTASTEKNVVKEKSSNSHGRLRQNSYDIDNIVIPYSVAASTRPEKLQYKEILTPKWRLCEEPTKMDVKNGVMHRPDQDSDFEDLSDETIALRHERSEREEYKRFMTYLNTPNQPRIRHNRRIDSRADSGANTPDPMSPHASSDFGGDVTSPITSPPATPSQVQDTESSGLDSHRPSALQNSLRRRTMPALKLGGKDDATVAFTEDDNEILPYEPRVFPLSEEIYDKMLEVMPDGHWQASSASLCSRDEDKGDDEVEMDSPESDSTESACCDLDGEDPNDPEWTVADDRDTEKERIRPTAKR; from the exons ATGGGAGTGAGCGCGGCGCACGGGGAGCGCAGGAGCGGCGGACGCGCACTTTGCGGCACGTCGTGGGAGCCTCTGGATGTGGAGGCCGCGGCACTGGCAGCGTCAGTGGCAGTGATGGCCCCTGCTCTGACGGAAGGCGGTCCTCAAAAGCCTGAAAACTTGCTCCCTACCCTACCAGCCGCGAGTGGCTTTCTGTCCGCCGAGCAGGCGACGCAGGTGTGCCAAGACCGTGAGATCCTTAGCAAGTTCGTAGTGTCGGCGAACGTACAACCGTCCAAGATCGACGAGCAGTGCTTGAGCGGTATCTCAAAGGACCTCATACGCGATGTCATTAACTCCAAATATGCTAACGACCTCGACTCGTTGTCCGCGTTTACGAACACGTCCGACTTGATCGGATCGGCGAGAAACGGTGCGGCGTGTTTGCAACAGCAGgcgccggcggcggcggcgacggcggaggaggaggaagaagaggcggaggaggaggacTTTGAGCGACCGGTCACGCTGCCGGACGCCGGTCACGCCGAAAGGAAGGCGATCGACATTATAATGAACGACCCATCTATGGGTGATCAAACGAACAACATGGGTTTCCTGAAATCGAGCGTGGACTTGCCCCTGGTGGCTACCGAGACGGAAGACAATAAGAATTTGGATGTCGATCAGATCATGGCCTTCGGCACCGATATCACAGCCGAGCAATGCAACATGGCGAATGTCGCTGATATCGGGCACAACGTCGAGGAGATTTTGCAGGTCATCAATTCGATCGAGGGTGCGGAGAGCACCGAGAATATTTCCACGGTGACCGGTGGCGAGCCCGTACAAGGCGCGGTCGACAGCGTCGAAATGTTCGCCATGCCCGAGGAGGGTTTCGCTTCCTTCGAACGGGATCTACTCAACGACGTGGACGTAATAAGTCTTTGTAACGACAACATGAATATCCCGGTAGACACGGTGGAGCAGCAAAAGTTCAACAGTTTGAGATCGCAACAAGATATCGTCGCGCAGAAGCAGTTCGAGATCGAGAGGAGATGCGCGTTTCTACTGAGAAGACTGAGAAAAATTCAGACGAGAATAATGGGCAGACACGTGGCGGAGGAGAATACCGGCGTTCTCGAGTTGGCCCATCACGGAGTAAAGAAATACCTTCTACAAGAATTAGTTAATATCGGCTCGAAATCTAACGTGAGAAACTTTCCCGAGATTAGCGGCAGTTTGCATTCGTTTCTGcagaaaattgaaaagatGTGCGTCGCTCAGAGTAACAGTGTGAATCGTCAAAGAGTTTGTCGATACTTTGGTGGAGGGTCGCGTGATAACGTGGGTGGTACGTCTGGTAATAACGGTAATCGTCAACCAGTGTTCGGTACCCCTCAAGTTAAACTGAACAGTGAAGAAGTGGAAAATGTGGCCGGATCTTTGGCCACGCAATACCATATTGTGGAGACAAACTTGGATTCGGACTGTACGGCATCCAGCAGTGGCGGAGAGAGCTGCGATGAAATGCAAACATTTAACAATGCGCAACAACAGTGTCTCTCTAT ATCCAAAAGAGCAGCATGGAGATATGCACAGGATCGTGGTGGTGTAGCATCACGGTGGACCTGGCTACAAGCACAGATATCAGATTTAGAATACAGAATTAGACAGCATAACGACATGCAACGGCAGATCAGGGCCGCGAAGGGCCTGGTCGTTCTCGAAAATGCGGAGACCGTTAATGGATATAGTGGCGCCCTACCAGGGTCCACTGGACGATACAATTCGTCCGAGAATGAATTACCAGCTAGTAGGACACGTCCATTTGTAtggaatttttatagaaagcGAAAGCTTTTGCAAGTGGACAGGCTACACGAAGTTTCGAAGCGTGCAGCTAAAGCGTCAACAGTGAGATGCAATTGTGATCATGTGTTGCCTGCGTGTGCTTTATGTACAGGAAGGCTAGATCCAATGCAGCCACAAGAACCAATTGAACAGCTTTCTGTACAGGAACGTGTAGCACTTGTTGATCCCAATTTTCATCCGGTGTTGTCGTTCTCTGATG aaattatacatGGAACACATTTAGAAGCTATTATGAAATCAGTGGAGTGGCAGCAGAAAATGTTTAGAGGCAATTTACGAGTTACccgaataaaagataaagatagcaacgaaagaagaaataagaaacttCCTAATAGAACGAAATACACCGCGCGTTTAAAGAAATCCTCCTCGACTATCCTTACAGCAA GGATCAAAAGAAAGGTGTTGAAAAATGGAAAGAGAAATAGAAATCTCAGCCATGAGAGAAGCGTGCCTGGATTGAGCAAGAAAAAAGTATCAAAGTTGCCGACTGAGGATGACGACGACGTTAGCGCGCTTTCAAGTTCTAGCAAACACTCATCCCCAGTGCCTTCTCCATTGCAACACGTTACTGCCTCGACGGAGAAAAAcgttgttaaagaaaaaagttccAATTCGCATGG GCGTTTGCGACAAAACTCGTATGACATTGACAATATAGTCATCCCTTATAGCGTCGCTGCTTCAACTAGAcctgaaaaattacaatacaaGGAGATATTAACACCAAA atggAGACTGTGCGAGGAACCCACGAAAATGGATGTGAAAAACGGTGTGATGCACAGGCCTGATCAGGACAGTGAC TTTGAAGACTTGTCGGACGAGACGATCGCCCTAAGGCACGAGCGTAGCGAACGTGAGGAATACAAACGTTTTATGACGTATCTCAATACGCCAAATCAACCACGTATTCGTCATAATCGTCGTATCGACAGCAGAGCAGACAGCGGTGCGAACACGCCAG ATCCTATGTCGCCGCACGCGAGCAGTGACTTTGGTGGAGACGTGACGTCCCCAATCACATCTCCACCTGCCACTCCGTCTCAGGTGCAGGACACAGAGTCATCGGGTTTAGATTCGCACCGACCGTCTGCTTTACAAAACTCTCTGCGACGTCGCACTATGCCCGCTTTAAAACTTGGTGGGAAAGATGATGCCACGGTCGCATTTACCGAAGATGATAACGAG ATATTGCCGTACGAGCCAAGAGTATTCCCATTATCCGAAGAGATTTATGACAAGATGTTGGAAGTGATGCCGGACGGACACTGGCAAGCTTCGTCGGCGTCTTTATGCTCCCGCGACGAAGACAAGGGCGATGAT GAAGTCGAAATGGATTCTCCCGAATCGGATTCAACCGAATCGGCTTGTTGTGATTTAGACGGTGAGGATCCCAATGATCCCGAATGGACGGTAGCTGACGATAGAGACACTGAAAAGGAGAGAATACGTCCGACGGCTAAAAGATAG